In Mercurialis annua linkage group LG6, ddMerAnnu1.2, whole genome shotgun sequence, the following are encoded in one genomic region:
- the LOC130014527 gene encoding protein STRICTOSIDINE SYNTHASE-LIKE 11-like gives MIFNIFLILFSLLPHFAFSYTFTRLNVTGPDSTIFDVRGQGPYTGIADGRIIKYEGPYVGFQDYAFDTPTRSKAICDGNLDPILGNVCGRPLGIGFLRSTGQLFIADAYFGLLVAGTNGRLARSIATGAEGVSFRFTDGLDVDQLSSTVFFTDGSSTYNLSEYKASVATNDSTGRLLKYDPKTQNITVLINNLIGPSGVAVSVGGKYLLFTEFTGRRIQKYWLKGPKANTSEILLTLPGYPDNIKRTPVGDTFWVAVNIQQSLAENNVPTALKIDGLGKILRNISLSQEYNSTLISEVHEPVVGTLYIGSIFANFLAVVKNF, from the exons atgatttttaatatatttcttattttgttcTCTCTTCTTCCTCACTTTGCATTTTCTTACACATTCACCCGTCTCAATGTCACGGGTCCGGACTCTACTATTTTTGATGTGCGTGGTCAAGGACCCTACACTGGTATTGCTGATGGTAGAATTATCAAATATGAAGGTCCCTACGTCGGTTTTCAAGACTACGCTTTTGATACGCCAACcag GTCGAAGGCAATATGTGATGGAAATTTAGACCCAATTCTCGGAAATGTGTGCGGAAGACCTCTAGGAATAGGGTTCTTGCGTTCAACAGGGCAGCTTTTCATCGCCGACGCTTACTTCGGGCTCCTTGTTGCCGGAACTAATGGCAGGCTTGCAAGATCAATAGCTACTGGTGCAGAAGGAGTGTCCTTTCGCTTCACTGATGGTTTGGATGTTGACCAACTATCATCCACTGTCTTTTTCACCGATGGTAGTTCTACATACAACCTTAG TGAATATAAAGCTTCCGTGGCTACCAATGACTCAACGGGAAGGTTATTAAAATATGATCCAAAAACACAAAACATTACAGTTTTAATAAATAATCTTATAGGTCCATCTGGGGTTGCAGTCAGTGTTGGTGGAAAATATCTCCTTTTTACAGAGTTCACAGGACGAAGAATTCAAAAATATTGGCTAAAAGGTCCTAAAGCCAACACATCAGAAATTTTATTAACATTGCCAGGATATCCAGACAATATTAAGAGGACACCAGTAGGAGATACTTTTTGGGTCGCAGTAAATATTCAACAATCACTTGCTGAAAATAATGTTCCTACGGCATTAAAAATTGACGGGCTTGGTAAAATTTTGCGCAATATTTCTCTTAGTCAAGAGTATAACTCTACTTTGATAAGTGAGGTTCATGAGCCTGTTGTTGGGACATTGTACATCGGCTCTATCTTTGCTAATTTTCTTGCCGTGGTCAAGAACTTTTGA
- the LOC130015684 gene encoding uncharacterized mitochondrial protein AtMg00810-like has protein sequence MEQPPGFKDSKNPDFVCKLNKFLYGLKQAPRAWFNRLSQYLLHIGFICSIVDPSLFILRNDHMVILMLIYVDDIVLTGNNDTYINLLINKLGKEFALKDLGEFHFFLGIEVQRNQQGPTLSQIQYAKELLHKAGLLDSTHYKTPMALKSQMTPRDSDPVNATEYSLVGALQYLTYTRPDIVHAVNKVCQTLQNPTFGDMKAVKRILRYLKGTLHFGISFLKHSSLSLYGFCDADWAGCPTTRRSTTGYCIFLGANCISWSSKKQPTISRSSTVAEYRALASTTAELVWIQFLLRDIGILLH, from the coding sequence ATGGAGCAACCCCCCGGTTTCAAGGATTCCAAAAATCCCGACTTTGTgtgcaaattaaataaattcctTTATGGGCTTAAACAAGCCCCTCGAGCCTGGTTTAATAGATTATCTCAATATCTACTTCATATTGGTTTCATTTGTAGTATTGTTGATCCTTCATTATTTATCCTACGTAATGATCATATGGTTATACTTATGCTtatttatgtggatgacatcgTGCTTACAGGAAATAATGATACTTATATCAATCTTCTCATTAATAAACTTGGCAAGGAATTTGCTCTTAAAGATCTTGGGGAATTTCACTTCTTccttggaattgaagttcaaCGAAATCAACAAGGACCCACGCTTTCTCAAATTCAATATGCTAAAGAACTTCTACACAAAGCAGGACTACTTGATAGCACCCACTACAAGACACCTATGGCACTCAAGTCTCAAATGACACCTAGAGATTCGGATCCAGTCAATGCTACTGAATACAGTTTGGTGGGTGCTTTACAATACTTGACTTACACACGACCGGACATTGTTCACGCTGTCAACAAAGTGTGCCAAACTCTTCAAAATCCAACATTTGGAGACATGAAAGCTGTCAAACGTATCCTTCGATATCTTAAAGGCACtcttcattttggtatttcttTTCTAAAACAcagctctctctctctctatggTTTTTGTGACGCAGATTGGGCTGGTTGTCCTACAACAAGACGAAGTACAACAGGCTATTGTATCTTTCTCGGAGCTAACTGTATATCGTGGAGTTCGAAAAAGCAGCCAACAATTTCGCGATCCAGTACTGTTGCTGAATACCGTGCTTTAGCATCCACAACTGCAGAACTAGTATGGATACAATTCCTTCTTCGTGATATTGGCATTCTTCTTCATTAA
- the LOC126688226 gene encoding protein STRICTOSIDINE SYNTHASE-LIKE 11-like, whose product MAVIIFNIFLILFSLLPHFVFSYTFTRLNVTGPDSTAFDSHGQGPYTGIADGRIVKYQGPNIGFQDYAFDTPNRSKAVCDGNTDPTLANVCGRPLPIGFLRSTGQLFIGDTYLGLFVAGTNGRLARSIATGAEGVPFRQLDGLDIDQLSSTVFFTDASAIYNLSEYKVSVATNDSTGRLLKYDPKTQNITVLLKNLIGPAGVAVSVGAKYLLFTEFTGRRIQKYWLKGPKANTSEVLLTLPGYPDNIKRTPLGDTFWIAVNVQQSLGQNNVPTAVKIDGLGKILRNISLSQEYNSTLISEVHEPVVGTLYIGSIFANFLGVVKNF is encoded by the exons ATGGCggtcataatttttaatatatttcttattttattctCTCTTCTTCCTCACTTTGTCTTTTCTTACACGTTCACCCGTCTCAATGTCACGGGTCCGGACTCTACTGCTTTTGATTCGCATGGTCAAGGGCCCTACACTGGTATTGCTGACGGTAGAATCGTCAAATATCAAGGTCCTAACATCGGTTTTCAAGACTATGCTTTTGATACGCCGAAtag ATCGAAGGCAGTATGTGATGGAAATACAGACCCAACTCTTGCAAATGTGTGCGGAAGACCTCTACCAATAGGGTTCTTGCGTTCAACAGGGCAGCTTTTCATTGGCGACACATACCTCGGGCTATTTGTTGCCGGAACTAATGGTAGGCTTGCAAGATCAATAGCTACTGGTGCAGAAGGAGTGCCTTTTCGCCAGCTTGATGGTTTGGATATTGACCAACTATCATCTACTGTCTTTTTCACCGATGCTAGTGCTATATACAACCTTAG TGAATATAAAGTTTCCGTGGCTACCAATGACTCAACAGGAAGGTTATTAAAATATGATccaaaaacacaaaatattacagttttattaaaaaatcttaTAGGCCCAGCTGGGGTTGCAGTCAGTGTTGGTGCAAAATATCTCCTTTTTACAGAGTTCACAGGTCGACGAATTCAAAAATATTGGCTAAAAGGTCCTAAAGCCAACACATCAGAAGTTCTATTAACATTGCCAGGGTATCCAGACAATATTAAGAGGACACCTTTAGGAGATACTTTTTGGATCGCAGTAAATGTTCAACAATCACTTGGTCAAAATAATGTTCCTACGGCAGTAAAAATTGACGGACTTGGTAAAATTTTGCGCAATATTTCTCTTAGTCAAGAGTATAACTCTACTTTGATAAGTGAGGTTCATGAGCCTGTTGTTGGGACATTGTACATCGGCTCTATCTTTGCTAATTTTCTTGGCGTGGTCAAGAACTTTTGA